One stretch of Roseimicrobium sp. ORNL1 DNA includes these proteins:
- a CDS encoding site-specific integrase — MSSEIAQQMHNTTRPNASEEVTKSKAKISKTDVRYWQNRVEKSAPRDGYVSPFFSVQIAFRGRRMRFPLETSVKQTAAAKAQKVYLSLLAVGWEATLKQFKPQSVKSEQIANIGQLVEEVRATAGIRSSTFSVYVQALRLIASEIAEIGDQPAMGADGALLKDKKGRPILMSRFDYKKGGRKAWVSKVDAITLSVLSSSDVQRWKLSYVEKRGTAPDARRRAVNSVNSHLRNARSLFSEKALKHVHSKLTLPSPLPFAGVSLEKRGTSRYQSKIEAPQLVADAQTELAKDPSMVQPFRIFCLAMMCGLRKREIDSLLWAQVDLNAAKINIEATEHFHPKSEDSIAAVDVDSELVALLRAWKGQRTGEFVIESKNPPRYHISRVNYRCEKDFRRLYQWLESKGISARKKLHELRKELGSILASDLGIYAAQQVLRHADIRTTQQFYTDKKKPISAGLGKLLRNNQPENVSPLSPAQLQSVGQQAKPS, encoded by the coding sequence ATGAGCAGCGAGATTGCACAACAAATGCACAACACTACTCGCCCGAACGCCAGTGAGGAGGTGACGAAGTCCAAAGCAAAGATTTCAAAAACGGACGTGCGATATTGGCAGAACCGGGTCGAGAAGTCAGCGCCGCGAGATGGCTACGTCAGCCCCTTTTTCTCAGTCCAGATCGCGTTCCGCGGTCGGCGGATGCGCTTCCCCTTGGAAACCTCGGTCAAACAGACGGCTGCGGCGAAGGCTCAGAAAGTTTACCTGTCACTCTTGGCGGTGGGGTGGGAAGCGACGCTCAAGCAATTCAAACCCCAGTCAGTCAAGTCGGAGCAGATCGCCAACATTGGCCAGCTAGTGGAGGAAGTGCGCGCTACGGCCGGAATTCGTTCCTCCACCTTCAGCGTCTACGTGCAGGCTCTACGCCTCATCGCCAGCGAAATCGCCGAAATCGGTGATCAGCCGGCCATGGGGGCAGATGGGGCTCTTCTGAAAGACAAAAAGGGGCGTCCCATTCTCATGTCCCGATTCGACTACAAGAAGGGAGGGCGAAAAGCCTGGGTTTCCAAAGTAGACGCAATTACGCTGAGCGTGTTGTCATCGAGCGACGTGCAACGGTGGAAGCTTTCGTATGTCGAAAAAAGAGGAACGGCGCCCGATGCTCGCCGGCGCGCGGTCAATAGCGTGAACTCCCACCTTAGGAACGCCCGCTCACTCTTTAGCGAAAAGGCCCTAAAGCATGTGCATTCAAAACTGACTCTCCCATCTCCCCTACCCTTCGCCGGGGTGAGTTTAGAGAAACGCGGCACTAGCCGGTATCAGTCAAAAATCGAGGCACCGCAACTCGTCGCAGACGCACAGACGGAGCTCGCTAAGGATCCCTCCATGGTTCAGCCGTTCCGCATCTTTTGCCTGGCCATGATGTGTGGCCTGCGGAAACGAGAAATTGATTCGTTGCTCTGGGCCCAAGTGGATCTCAATGCTGCGAAGATCAATATTGAAGCCACCGAACACTTCCACCCAAAGAGCGAGGACAGCATCGCCGCGGTAGACGTAGATTCGGAGCTTGTTGCGTTGCTCCGCGCGTGGAAGGGTCAGCGCACCGGAGAGTTCGTCATCGAGTCCAAGAATCCACCTCGATACCACATCTCACGAGTAAACTACCGCTGCGAGAAAGACTTCCGGCGCTTGTACCAGTGGCTGGAGTCCAAGGGCATCTCGGCTCGTAAGAAACTTCACGAGTTGCGCAAAGAACTCGGCTCTATTCTGGCAAGCGATCTGGGAATCTACGCCGCTCAGCAGGTACTTCGGCACGCGGACATCCGTACAACTCAGCAGTTCTACACCGACAAGAAAAAGCCGATTAGCGCGGGATTGGGCAAGCTCCTCCGCAACAATCAACCTGAGAACGTATCGCCGCTTTCTCCAGCGCAACTGCAAAGTGTTGGGCAACAAGCAAAACCTTCATGA